In Microbacterium enclense, one genomic interval encodes:
- the kdpA gene encoding potassium-transporting ATPase subunit KdpA — MDAGTIWSIVLTSLTLLVALGLAYRPLGDYIARIYTGERDLAVERGTYRLIGVDPRGAQTWQAYLRSVLLFSFVGVVIVYALLRLQTVLPFSLGLEAPSEALSFNTAISFVTNTNWQSYGGETTLGYTAQFAALTVQNFVSAAVGIAVAVALVRGFAYRRSGVIGNFWVDLVRGTYRLLLPFSVIAAIVLLAGGVIQNLTGFTDATTLAGAAQSIPGGPVASQEAIKLLGTNGGGIFNVNSAHPFENPTPWTNLFEIFLMLVIPFSLPRAFGRIVGDDRQGYTILGVMGAIFVASTALLTWAEMAGAGTAPQLAGGAMEGKEVRFGIFGSTLFGSTSTLTSTGAVNSMHDSYTALGGGMPMINMMLGEVAPGGVGSGLYGMLILAVIAVFVGGLLIGRTPEYLGKKIGPREIKLASLYILVTPTLVLAGTALSFGVPGIRSDVESTSILNPGVHGLSEVLYAFTSAANNNGSAFAGLTANTPWFNTALAVAMLLGRFLPIVFVLALAGALAAQDAVPATAGTLPTHRPQFAGLLAGVAVIVTALTYFPVLTLGPLAEGLVR, encoded by the coding sequence ATGGATGCCGGAACCATCTGGTCCATCGTCCTGACCAGCCTCACGCTGCTCGTCGCCCTGGGCCTGGCCTACCGCCCGCTGGGCGACTACATCGCCCGCATCTACACCGGCGAGCGCGACCTCGCCGTCGAGCGCGGCACTTACCGCCTGATCGGCGTCGACCCGCGCGGCGCGCAGACCTGGCAGGCGTACCTGCGCTCGGTGCTGCTCTTCTCGTTCGTGGGCGTCGTGATCGTCTACGCGCTCCTGCGTCTGCAGACGGTGCTGCCGTTCTCGCTGGGTCTCGAGGCGCCGAGCGAGGCCCTGTCGTTCAACACCGCCATCTCGTTCGTGACCAACACGAACTGGCAGTCGTACGGCGGCGAGACCACCCTGGGCTACACCGCGCAGTTCGCCGCCCTCACGGTGCAGAACTTCGTGAGCGCCGCCGTCGGCATCGCCGTGGCCGTCGCTCTCGTCCGCGGCTTCGCGTACCGACGCAGCGGCGTGATCGGCAACTTCTGGGTCGACCTCGTCCGCGGCACCTACCGCCTGCTGCTGCCGTTCTCGGTGATCGCCGCGATCGTGCTGCTCGCGGGTGGCGTCATCCAGAACCTCACCGGGTTCACGGATGCCACGACCCTCGCGGGCGCGGCCCAGTCCATCCCGGGTGGGCCGGTGGCCTCGCAGGAGGCCATCAAGCTGCTCGGCACGAATGGCGGCGGCATCTTCAACGTCAACTCCGCCCACCCGTTTGAGAACCCGACGCCCTGGACGAACCTGTTCGAGATCTTCCTCATGCTCGTGATCCCGTTCTCGCTCCCCCGCGCTTTCGGCCGCATCGTCGGCGACGACCGCCAGGGGTACACGATCCTGGGCGTGATGGGCGCGATCTTCGTGGCCTCCACCGCCCTGCTCACCTGGGCCGAGATGGCCGGCGCCGGCACCGCGCCCCAGCTCGCGGGCGGCGCGATGGAGGGCAAGGAGGTGCGTTTCGGCATCTTCGGCTCGACGCTGTTCGGCTCCACCAGCACGCTCACCTCGACCGGCGCCGTGAACTCGATGCACGACAGCTACACGGCGCTGGGCGGCGGGATGCCGATGATCAACATGATGCTCGGCGAGGTCGCCCCCGGCGGCGTCGGGTCGGGCCTGTACGGCATGCTCATCCTCGCCGTGATCGCCGTGTTCGTCGGCGGGCTGCTCATCGGCCGCACGCCCGAGTACCTCGGCAAGAAGATCGGCCCGCGCGAGATCAAGCTCGCGAGCCTGTATATCCTCGTCACGCCCACCCTCGTGCTGGCGGGGACCGCGCTGAGCTTCGGGGTTCCCGGCATCCGTTCCGACGTCGAAAGCACCTCGATCCTCAACCCGGGCGTGCACGGCCTGAGCGAAGTGCTCTACGCGTTCACCTCGGCGGCGAACAACAACGGCTCCGCGTTCGCGGGGCTCACGGCCAACACCCCGTGGTTCAACACGGCGCTGGCCGTAGCGATGCTGCTGGGGCGCTTCCTCCCGATCGTCTTCGTGCTGGCCCTGGCCGGAGCGCTGGCGGCTCAGGATGCCGTGCCGGCCACGGCCGGAACCCTGCCGACGCACCGCCCGCAGTTCGCGGGTCTGCTCGCCGGCGTGGCCGTGATCGTGACGGCCCTCACCTACTTCCCGGTCCTGACCCTCGGACCCCTCGCTGAAGGACTTGTTCGCTGA
- a CDS encoding PLD nuclease N-terminal domain-containing protein — MPILALLTLAVMVIALIDAITRRDDQVKHMPKFVWVFFIVLLPLIGSILWFTIGREYEPRSAPMSFGDPRRWQKNPEPSPAPRPYDARSTEQQIADLEREMHLADLEEQVRRRRAEGDGAGAGAGS, encoded by the coding sequence ATGCCGATCCTCGCCCTGCTGACCCTCGCCGTCATGGTGATCGCGCTGATCGACGCCATCACGCGCCGCGACGACCAGGTGAAGCACATGCCCAAGTTCGTGTGGGTGTTCTTCATCGTGCTGCTGCCGCTGATCGGCTCGATCCTCTGGTTCACGATCGGGCGCGAGTACGAGCCGCGGTCCGCGCCGATGTCGTTCGGCGACCCGCGGCGCTGGCAGAAGAATCCCGAGCCTTCCCCGGCGCCGCGCCCGTATGACGCCCGCAGCACGGAGCAGCAGATCGCCGACCTCGAGCGAGAGATGCATCTCGCCGACCTCGAGGAGCAGGTGCGGCGGCGACGCGCCGAGGGCGACGGGGCCGGGGCGGGCGCGGGGAGCTGA
- the kdpF gene encoding K(+)-transporting ATPase subunit F has protein sequence MIFFSILAAVLAVAAVVYLVVALVRPEKF, from the coding sequence GTGATCTTCTTCTCCATCCTGGCCGCCGTGCTCGCGGTCGCCGCCGTGGTGTACCTCGTGGTCGCCCTCGTCCGCCCCGAGAAGTTCTGA
- a CDS encoding VanZ family protein — protein sequence MHNIVGSGVLAIIAGAVVALLAFVPFVAVSYRRRGRLTVGRTLLWAGAAVYFWAIWTYTLIPMPASDDYRCAGVNLRPFEFVDDIRAAVAVSGRYLTDPTVLQVVLNVLLFVPLGFFLRVLGGRGILVAGLVGLATTGLIETTQLTGVWGLYPCAYRVFDVDDLIANTSGALLGSLAAFVVPRKNRGADRTPDAEVPRRVTRRRRLLGILCDVLGIALVGIAVSVIVQAAVTLLFGDTATFRTDEVASLAGTAVSAGVWFVVVLVTGRSIGDLATRVRYTNGVLPAWVARPLRFLTGAGAFTVLEALPTPFSLLAFLLAATTVVLLFVWPDGRGLTGWVGRRRLVDDREGVVSPSVDRGAAPTPR from the coding sequence GTGCACAACATCGTCGGGTCCGGCGTTCTCGCCATCATCGCGGGGGCCGTCGTGGCGTTGCTCGCCTTCGTGCCGTTCGTCGCCGTCAGCTATCGCCGCCGGGGGCGCCTCACGGTCGGACGCACGCTCCTGTGGGCGGGGGCGGCGGTCTACTTCTGGGCGATCTGGACCTACACGCTCATCCCGATGCCCGCGAGCGACGACTACCGCTGCGCCGGCGTCAACCTGCGTCCGTTCGAGTTCGTCGACGACATCCGCGCCGCCGTCGCGGTCTCGGGCCGCTACCTCACCGACCCGACCGTGCTGCAGGTGGTGCTCAACGTCCTGCTGTTCGTGCCGCTCGGGTTCTTCCTGCGCGTGCTCGGGGGGCGTGGCATCCTGGTCGCCGGTCTCGTGGGCCTCGCGACGACCGGCCTCATCGAGACCACCCAGCTGACCGGTGTGTGGGGGCTGTACCCCTGCGCGTACCGCGTGTTCGACGTCGATGACCTCATCGCCAACACCTCGGGGGCCCTGCTCGGCTCGTTGGCCGCCTTCGTCGTTCCGCGGAAGAACCGCGGTGCCGACCGGACTCCGGATGCCGAGGTCCCCCGCCGCGTCACGCGCCGCCGCCGGCTGCTCGGCATCCTGTGCGACGTGCTCGGCATCGCTCTCGTCGGCATCGCCGTGTCGGTGATCGTGCAGGCGGCCGTGACGCTGCTGTTCGGCGACACGGCGACGTTCCGCACCGACGAGGTCGCTTCGCTTGCGGGGACGGCGGTGTCGGCGGGCGTGTGGTTTGTCGTCGTGCTCGTGACCGGTCGGTCGATCGGCGACCTGGCCACGCGCGTGCGCTACACGAACGGGGTGCTTCCGGCGTGGGTCGCCCGCCCTCTGCGCTTCCTCACCGGAGCGGGCGCCTTCACGGTGCTCGAGGCGCTCCCGACGCCGTTCTCGCTGCTCGCCTTCCTGCTCGCGGCCACCACCGTGGTGCTGCTGTTCGTCTGGCCCGACGGACGCGGGCTCACCGGCTGGGTCGGCCGTCGACGCCTGGTGGACGACCGCGAGGG
- a CDS encoding APC family permease — MSRAVTEESREPGVETPMAKRILIGEPLTSEKLDEQLLPKKMALPIFASDALSSVAYAPQELLMILLIGGTALLTLSPWVAVAVIVLLVVVVLSYRQLIKAYPSGGGDYEVASKNLGEVPGVIVAAALLVDYVLTVAVSVASGVDNIISALPELNPFRVEIAVGFVILIVIVNLRGVREASSVFAIPTYLFISSVGVMIVVGLVRTVLGDAPHASSADYAVQAESLTQAALILLILRAFSSGCSALTGVEAVSNGVPAFRKPKIRNAQTTLTLMGGIAIVLFAGLTILALISGVHYAENPCHLIGFDCANNPQPSLMAQVAAATFGMGSIPFFIIQAATACVLLLAANTAFNGFPLLGAVLARDGYAPKALNTRGDRLVYSNGMIILGIVAIGVLIVYQANLTTLIQLYIIGVFVSFSLGQLGMVKHWRRALRGLRELPPEAAKQQSAAIERRSAVSGLWINSVGAGMTVLVLLIVTITKFTHGAWLVFIAIPILAVLMVGVNRYYRDVEHEIQMDDTVHFGATGDVAIVLVNRLQKPVMKAIDYALAAKHDKTLAVHVAITDEESASLQREWAEHDMPIPLVIIESPYRTYTSPVSSFIKTYREKHGSSVVTVYLPQFIVGHWWESILHNRRSRRLAQQLMLVHGVSITLVPWLLDSSEVIYGRRSRPLPGQQRGGQPVAQVPARSPRKTSGDAAS; from the coding sequence ATGTCGCGCGCCGTGACTGAAGAAAGTCGCGAGCCCGGCGTGGAGACGCCGATGGCCAAGCGCATCCTCATCGGCGAGCCTCTGACGTCGGAAAAACTCGACGAGCAGCTCCTGCCCAAGAAGATGGCGCTGCCGATCTTCGCCTCCGACGCCCTCTCCTCCGTGGCCTACGCGCCGCAGGAGCTGCTGATGATCCTCCTCATCGGCGGAACGGCCCTGCTGACGCTCAGCCCGTGGGTCGCCGTGGCGGTCATCGTGCTTCTCGTCGTGGTCGTGCTGAGCTACCGGCAGCTCATCAAGGCATACCCCTCCGGGGGTGGCGACTACGAGGTCGCGAGCAAGAACCTCGGCGAAGTGCCCGGGGTCATCGTGGCCGCGGCTCTCCTGGTGGACTACGTCCTCACGGTCGCCGTGTCGGTGGCATCCGGGGTTGACAACATCATCTCGGCGCTGCCGGAGCTGAACCCGTTCCGCGTCGAGATCGCGGTCGGCTTCGTGATCCTCATCGTGATCGTGAACCTCCGCGGAGTCCGGGAAGCCTCCAGCGTCTTCGCGATTCCGACCTACCTCTTCATCAGCTCGGTGGGCGTGATGATCGTCGTCGGCCTGGTTCGCACCGTGCTCGGCGACGCCCCGCACGCGTCCAGCGCCGACTACGCGGTGCAGGCCGAGTCGTTGACGCAAGCCGCGCTCATCCTGCTCATCCTCCGCGCGTTCTCGAGCGGGTGCTCGGCGCTGACCGGCGTCGAGGCCGTGTCGAACGGCGTGCCCGCATTCCGCAAGCCCAAGATCCGCAACGCCCAGACGACGCTGACGCTCATGGGCGGCATCGCGATCGTGCTGTTCGCGGGCCTCACGATCCTCGCGCTCATCTCGGGCGTGCACTACGCCGAGAACCCCTGCCACCTCATCGGCTTCGATTGCGCCAACAACCCGCAGCCGAGTCTCATGGCGCAGGTCGCGGCAGCCACCTTCGGCATGGGAAGCATCCCGTTCTTCATCATCCAGGCCGCCACCGCGTGCGTGCTGCTGCTCGCGGCCAACACCGCGTTCAACGGCTTCCCGCTGCTCGGCGCGGTCCTCGCCCGCGACGGCTACGCCCCGAAGGCGCTGAACACCCGCGGCGACCGCCTCGTGTACTCGAACGGCATGATCATCCTCGGCATCGTCGCCATCGGGGTGCTGATCGTCTATCAGGCCAACCTCACGACGCTGATCCAGCTGTACATCATCGGCGTCTTCGTTTCGTTCTCGCTGGGTCAGCTCGGCATGGTCAAGCACTGGCGCCGCGCGCTGCGCGGCCTGCGAGAGCTGCCCCCCGAGGCGGCGAAGCAGCAGTCCGCCGCGATCGAACGGCGCTCGGCGGTCTCGGGCCTGTGGATCAACTCGGTCGGCGCCGGCATGACGGTGCTCGTGCTGCTGATCGTCACCATCACGAAGTTCACGCACGGTGCGTGGCTGGTGTTCATCGCGATCCCGATCCTCGCGGTGCTCATGGTGGGCGTGAACCGGTACTACCGCGACGTCGAGCACGAGATCCAGATGGACGACACCGTCCACTTCGGCGCCACGGGTGACGTCGCGATCGTGCTCGTCAACCGTCTGCAGAAGCCGGTCATGAAGGCCATCGACTACGCCCTCGCCGCCAAGCACGACAAGACGCTGGCGGTGCACGTGGCGATCACCGACGAAGAGTCGGCAAGCCTGCAGCGCGAATGGGCCGAGCACGACATGCCCATCCCGCTGGTCATCATCGAATCGCCGTACCGCACCTACACCTCGCCGGTGTCGAGCTTCATCAAGACCTACCGTGAGAAGCACGGCTCCTCGGTCGTGACGGTGTACCTGCCGCAGTTCATCGTGGGGCATTGGTGGGAGTCGATCCTGCACAACCGCCGGTCCCGTCGCCTCGCGCAGCAGCTCATGCTCGTGCACGGCGTGTCGATCACCCTCGTGCCGTGGCTGCTCGACTCGTCCGAGGTCATCTACGGCCGTCGCTCGCGGCCCCTCCCCGGCCAACAGCGCGGTGGTCAGCCGGTGGCCCAGGTGCCGGCGCGGAGTCCCCGGAAGACGTCCGGCGACGCGGCATCCTGA
- a CDS encoding serine hydrolase → MTHADHLRDILVRRIEETGFRAHGLHVRVGDETAAYRWTPDEREEIHSVAKAVSVLAAGIAVDEGLVSLDEPIADIEAAGDRDFTLRNLLTMTSGVDFPWSPTLMTDWPDLAVEFLSRPSRGRVFQYSNASSYTAMHALSRRVGDIEEYLRPRLFAPLGLDDVAWARCPNGRVLGGEGLALRTDEMARLGQLIRDRGVWRGRRLVSAGIVDAMHSGWVDTGGQGDGYRRYALSGWDGPGAAWRLHGAYGQLVIFVEDTVVTVSADDHEGADAFAAFVAVTAAGAGCPPL, encoded by the coding sequence ATGACGCACGCCGATCACCTGCGCGACATCCTCGTCCGGCGGATCGAGGAGACCGGCTTCCGGGCACACGGCCTGCACGTGCGCGTGGGCGACGAGACCGCCGCATACCGTTGGACCCCCGACGAGCGGGAAGAGATCCACTCGGTCGCCAAGGCGGTGAGCGTGCTCGCCGCCGGGATCGCGGTCGACGAGGGTCTCGTGTCGCTCGATGAACCGATCGCCGACATCGAGGCCGCGGGCGACCGGGATTTCACCCTCCGGAACCTCCTCACGATGACGAGCGGCGTCGATTTCCCGTGGTCCCCGACGCTCATGACCGATTGGCCCGATCTCGCGGTCGAGTTCCTGTCGCGTCCCTCACGCGGCCGGGTCTTCCAGTACTCCAATGCCAGCAGCTACACGGCGATGCACGCGCTGTCGCGACGCGTCGGCGATATCGAGGAGTACCTGAGGCCGCGGCTGTTCGCGCCGCTCGGACTCGACGACGTCGCGTGGGCACGCTGCCCGAACGGGCGCGTGCTCGGCGGCGAGGGTCTCGCCCTGCGCACGGACGAGATGGCCCGCCTCGGTCAGCTGATCCGCGACCGGGGTGTCTGGCGCGGGCGTCGTCTGGTCTCGGCGGGGATCGTGGATGCCATGCACTCGGGCTGGGTCGACACCGGCGGCCAGGGCGATGGCTACCGCCGTTACGCCCTGTCCGGGTGGGACGGGCCCGGCGCGGCATGGCGCCTGCACGGGGCGTACGGGCAGCTGGTGATCTTCGTCGAGGACACGGTCGTCACCGTCAGCGCCGACGACCATGAGGGTGCCGATGCGTTCGCAGCCTTCGTCGCGGTCACCGCCGCCGGCGCCGGATGCCCGCCTCTGTGA
- the arfB gene encoding alternative ribosome rescue aminoacyl-tRNA hydrolase ArfB: MAENDVRVSAGLVIPAAELSWRFSRSSGPGGQGVNTADSRVELMWDARASTALSPVQRERLIERLGNRLVDGVLTIAASEHRHQLRNRDAARERLAALVAEAVRAPAPPRRATKPTRGSTERRLRAKQRRTDVKRLRQRPTD, encoded by the coding sequence ATGGCCGAGAACGACGTGCGCGTGAGCGCGGGGCTGGTGATCCCCGCGGCCGAGCTGTCATGGCGCTTCTCGCGCTCATCGGGTCCGGGGGGACAGGGCGTGAACACCGCCGATTCGCGCGTGGAGCTGATGTGGGATGCCAGGGCCTCGACGGCGCTGTCACCGGTCCAGCGCGAGCGGCTCATCGAGCGCCTCGGGAACCGGCTCGTCGACGGGGTGCTGACGATCGCGGCGTCGGAGCACCGCCATCAGCTGCGCAACCGCGACGCCGCGCGCGAGCGCCTCGCCGCGCTCGTCGCCGAGGCCGTGCGCGCTCCCGCTCCGCCGCGTCGCGCGACGAAGCCGACGCGAGGGTCGACCGAGCGCCGCCTGCGCGCGAAGCAGCGCCGCACCGACGTCAAGAGGCTGCGCCAGCGCCCGACCGACTGA